One genomic window of Salvelinus alpinus chromosome 9, SLU_Salpinus.1, whole genome shotgun sequence includes the following:
- the cetp gene encoding cholesteryl ester transfer protein isoform X2, with protein MDKCVMTLPVLLLFLGLVVMSRSCLEPASAYRFTGAVCRLTYPAAVVLNEKTTKVIQAAFQHAKYPSISNEKSIIFVGKVKYGLANLEIHNLSIGRSEFELIAGEGIEIAISNVSAVFKGTIQYGYGSWLVNVGHSVDFEIDSHIDLGINPKLYCGKGKVAADTSDCYLTFHKLDLLLQGDREPGWLKRLFTNFITFTVRLVIKSQICKEINNVANILADFIQEQAEQFLSDGDISMDIGVTSAPVITSNYIESYHKGLAKYNNVTAVINESVFDPSQLTEDRMLYFWISDEVFNPLITAAHQDRRFVLNISGLELTELFKTNLSTPIPEFLSQFLSSEEPVLRVWSVSVPHLWTTPMGTSVRAVAAAELTSGAEDIPGLYFEMEVEVVVTASYAKKKLILIATTSQWDKAVCSAMAIASSVDLLSGKQIEVGLGCQVLTRVLTCLQFGVTDFSGEIITFNGHWHAGEVCSS; from the exons ATGGATAAGTGTGTGATGACACTCCCAGTCCTGCTGCTGTTCCTGGGCCTGGTTGTGATGTCCCGGTCCTGTCTGGAGCCAGCCTCTGCATACAGGTTCACTGGGGCTGTCTGTAGGCTGACCTACCCTGCAGCGGTGGTCT TAAATGAAAAGACGACCAAGGTCATCCAGGCTGCATTCCAGCATGCCAAATATCCAAGCATCAGCAACGAGAAGTCTATTATCTTTGTTGGAAAGGTGAAATATGGGCTTGCCAA TCTGGAGATCCATAACCTGTCGATTGGGCGGAGTGAGTTTGAGCTCATAGCAGGTGAAGGCATTGAGATTGCCATCTCCAACGTGTCTGCTGTTTTCAAGGGAACCATCCAGTATGGATATGGAAGCTGGCT TGTCAATGTGGGACATTCAGTAGATTTTGAAATTGATTCGCACATTGATCTTGGCATTAACCCCAAACTCT ATTGTGGAAAGGGGAAAGTTGCTGCAGACACATCAGACTGCTACCTCACGTTCCACAAGCTGGATCTCCTgctgcagggagacaggga GCCTGGCTGGCTCAAGAGGCTGTTCACAAACTTCATCACCTTCACTGTGAGGCTGGTTATTAAAAGCCAG ATCTGTAAGGAGATCAATAATGTGGCAAACATATTGGCTGACTTTATACAGGAGCAAGCAG AGCAATTCCTTAGTGATGGTGACATCAGCATGGATATTGGAGTAACTTCTGCCCCTGTCATCacatccaattacattgaatcaTACCACAAG GGTCTGGCCAAATACAACAACGTGACAGCTGTCATCAATGAGTCTGTATTCGACCCCAGCCAACTGACAGAGGACCGCATGCTGTACTTCTGGATCTCTGATGAGGTCTTCAACCCCCTGATTACAGCTGCCCACCAAGATAGACGTTTTGTCCTCAACATCTCTGGCCTGGAGCTCACA GAACTGTTTAAGACAAATTTGTCTACCCCCATTCCAGAGTTCCTAAGCCAG TTTCTGTCCTCTGAGGAGCCAGTGCTGAGGGTGTGGAGTGTGTCAGTGCCTCACCTGTGGACAACCCCAATGGGCACCTCTGTCAGAGCTGTGGCTGCAGCAGAGCTGACCAGCGGAGCTGAGGACATCCCAGGACTTTACTTTGAGATG GAGGTGGAGGTTGTTGTGACTGCTTCCTACGCCAAGAAGAAACTGATCCTAATCGCTACAACATCACA atgggataaggcagtgtgcagtgcaatggcgattgcatcatctgtggatctattgagcggcaagcaaattgaagtgggtctagggtgtcag gtactcaccagggtcttgacctgccTGCAGTTTGGTGTAACTGATTTCAGTGGGGAAATAATCACCTTCAacggccactggcacgctggagaagtgtgctcttcatga
- the cetp gene encoding cholesteryl ester transfer protein isoform X1 produces MDKCVMTLPVLLLFLGLVVMSRSCLEPASAYRFTGAVCRLTYPAAVVLNEKTTKVIQAAFQHAKYPSISNEKSIIFVGKVKYGLANLEIHNLSIGRSEFELIAGEGIEIAISNVSAVFKGTIQYGYGSWLVNVGHSVDFEIDSHIDLGINPKLYCGKGKVAADTSDCYLTFHKLDLLLQGDREPGWLKRLFTNFITFTVRLVIKSQICKEINNVANILADFIQEQAEQFLSDGDISMDIGVTSAPVITSNYIESYHKGLAKYNNVTAVINESVFDPSQLTEDRMLYFWISDEVFNPLITAAHQDRRFVLNISGLELTELFKTNLSTPIPEFLSQFLSSEEPVLRVWSVSVPHLWTTPMGTSVRAVAAAELTSGAEDIPGLYFEMEVEVVVTASYAKKKLILIATTSQISIMKDSLSTDTLQMVEAHIDYLKEAVEKIGVPNVISELEPSLTALLDKQGANLFDLIEPQVVSQDGFVIIQTDFAFPHHLLVEFLKKNLE; encoded by the exons ATGGATAAGTGTGTGATGACACTCCCAGTCCTGCTGCTGTTCCTGGGCCTGGTTGTGATGTCCCGGTCCTGTCTGGAGCCAGCCTCTGCATACAGGTTCACTGGGGCTGTCTGTAGGCTGACCTACCCTGCAGCGGTGGTCT TAAATGAAAAGACGACCAAGGTCATCCAGGCTGCATTCCAGCATGCCAAATATCCAAGCATCAGCAACGAGAAGTCTATTATCTTTGTTGGAAAGGTGAAATATGGGCTTGCCAA TCTGGAGATCCATAACCTGTCGATTGGGCGGAGTGAGTTTGAGCTCATAGCAGGTGAAGGCATTGAGATTGCCATCTCCAACGTGTCTGCTGTTTTCAAGGGAACCATCCAGTATGGATATGGAAGCTGGCT TGTCAATGTGGGACATTCAGTAGATTTTGAAATTGATTCGCACATTGATCTTGGCATTAACCCCAAACTCT ATTGTGGAAAGGGGAAAGTTGCTGCAGACACATCAGACTGCTACCTCACGTTCCACAAGCTGGATCTCCTgctgcagggagacaggga GCCTGGCTGGCTCAAGAGGCTGTTCACAAACTTCATCACCTTCACTGTGAGGCTGGTTATTAAAAGCCAG ATCTGTAAGGAGATCAATAATGTGGCAAACATATTGGCTGACTTTATACAGGAGCAAGCAG AGCAATTCCTTAGTGATGGTGACATCAGCATGGATATTGGAGTAACTTCTGCCCCTGTCATCacatccaattacattgaatcaTACCACAAG GGTCTGGCCAAATACAACAACGTGACAGCTGTCATCAATGAGTCTGTATTCGACCCCAGCCAACTGACAGAGGACCGCATGCTGTACTTCTGGATCTCTGATGAGGTCTTCAACCCCCTGATTACAGCTGCCCACCAAGATAGACGTTTTGTCCTCAACATCTCTGGCCTGGAGCTCACA GAACTGTTTAAGACAAATTTGTCTACCCCCATTCCAGAGTTCCTAAGCCAG TTTCTGTCCTCTGAGGAGCCAGTGCTGAGGGTGTGGAGTGTGTCAGTGCCTCACCTGTGGACAACCCCAATGGGCACCTCTGTCAGAGCTGTGGCTGCAGCAGAGCTGACCAGCGGAGCTGAGGACATCCCAGGACTTTACTTTGAGATG GAGGTGGAGGTTGTTGTGACTGCTTCCTACGCCAAGAAGAAACTGATCCTAATCGCTACAACATCACA AATTTCCATAATGAAGGATTCACTGTCCACAGACACACTGCAG ATGGTTGAAGCCCACATTGACTATTTGAAAGAGGCAGTGGAGAAAATAGGTGTCCCAAACGTCATATCCG AACTAGAACCAAGTTTAACTGCACTACTGGACAAACAGGGAGCAAATCTGTTTGATCTCATCGAACCCCAGGTTGTTTCTCAGGAT gGTTTTGTGATTATCCAGACAGACTTTGCCTTTCCTCATCATCTGCTTGTGGAATTTCTCAAGAAGAATCTGGAGTGA
- the herpud1 gene encoding homocysteine-responsive endoplasmic reticulum-resident ubiquitin-like domain member 1 protein isoform X1, producing the protein MDNSGFPNVRQKTITLVIKTPNQAHGDQTIEGVDTDWTVKELKNHLSRVYPNNPTESDQRLIYSGKLLPDQLHVRDIFRKTDLTPTVHLVCAVRTQPRGPLGARPKVREPEPQPSAMPTRQNPEGATPAPSVPTEPELRQRRYTSTSPAPPAWPGTTTPGAAEITNPTFPTYSLYSPQQLLWLQHMYARQYYMQYHAAYAAAASAPFAPAAGPSLPAAPHQAAVPAALPNQAPIDNLPANQNAQDGAFINPGAANQNLRMNAQGGPVMEDEEEMDRDWLDWVYTAARLGVFLSIVYFYSSLSRFALVMSSLLLMYLHTAGWFPFRQRPLVRGPNNQVPEVIQNQDRNPVPPAEVPAGEEGAEAEVGPDEPHPLTAVPVPQHRVSIVWSAWIFFKAFFASLIPEAPGVAN; encoded by the exons ATGGACAACAGTGGTTTTCCTAACGTTAGACAAAAGACAATCACTCTTGTGATAAAAACACCGAATCAAGCCCACGGGGATCAAACGATTGAAGGAGTTGACACGGACTGGACAGTGAAAGAGTTGAAGAATCATTTATCGAGGGTGTACCCAAACAACCCG ACTGAAAGCGATCAGAGACTCATTTACTCTGGCAAGCTGCTCCCAGACCAACTGCATGTCAGAGATATTTTCAGAAAG ACGGACCTAACACCCACTGTGCACCTGGTGTGTGCAGTCAGAACTCAGCCCAGAGGTCCACTAGGAGCAAGACCAAAG GTCAGAGAGCCAGAACCACAACCCTCtgccatgccaaccagacagaaCCCAGAGGGTGCCACCCCAGCCCCATCTGTGCCCACTGAACCAGAGCTGAGACAACGCAGGTACACTTCCACCTCTCCCGCCCCACCCGCATGGCCTGGCACTACAAC GCCAGGGGCAGCAGAGATAACCAACCCAACCTTCCCCACCTACTCCCTCTACAGCCCTCAACAGCTGCTCTGGCTGCAGCACATGTATGCTCGCCAATACTACATGCAGTA CCATGCAGCCTACGCAGCAGCAGCTTCTGCCCCCTTTGCCCCAGCTGCAGGCCCATCCCTGCCTGCTGCTCCCCACCAAGCCGCTGTCCCAGCAGCCCTGCCCAATCAGGCCCCCATTGACAACctgccagccaatcagaatgcgcAGGACGGCGCCTTTATCAACCCGGGAGCAGCCAATCAGAACCTGAGGATGAATGCCCAGGGTGGGCCTGTgatggaggatgaggaggaaatgGATCGTGATTGGCTGGACTGGGTGTACACGGCTGCCCGTCTGGGAGTGTTTCTCAGTATTGTCTACTTCTACTCCAGCCTGAGCCGCTTCGCCCTTGTCATGAGCAGCCTGCTCCTTATGTACCT gcacACAGCAGGCTGGTTCCCCTTCAGACAAAGGCCCCTGGTCAGAGGTCCAAACAACCAGGTCCCTGAGGTCATCCAGAACCAGGACAGGAACCCAGTGCCACCG GCGGAGGTCCCTGCAGGAGAAGAGGGGGCCGAGGCAGAGGTTGGACCTGATGAACCACACCCCCTGACTGCAGTACCTGTGCCTCAACACAGGGTGTCCATCGTTTGGAGTGCCTGGATCTTCTTCAAAGCCTTCTTTGCCTCCCTCATCCCAGAGGCCCCGGGAGTGGCTAACTGA
- the herpud1 gene encoding homocysteine-responsive endoplasmic reticulum-resident ubiquitin-like domain member 1 protein isoform X2, translated as MDNSGFPNVRQKTITLVIKTPNQAHGDQTIEGVDTDWTVKELKNHLSRVYPNNPTESDQRLIYSGKLLPDQLHVRDIFRKTDLTPTVHLVCAVRTQPRGPLGARPKVREPEPQPSAMPTRQNPEGATPAPSVPTEPELRQRRPGAAEITNPTFPTYSLYSPQQLLWLQHMYARQYYMQYHAAYAAAASAPFAPAAGPSLPAAPHQAAVPAALPNQAPIDNLPANQNAQDGAFINPGAANQNLRMNAQGGPVMEDEEEMDRDWLDWVYTAARLGVFLSIVYFYSSLSRFALVMSSLLLMYLHTAGWFPFRQRPLVRGPNNQVPEVIQNQDRNPVPPAEVPAGEEGAEAEVGPDEPHPLTAVPVPQHRVSIVWSAWIFFKAFFASLIPEAPGVAN; from the exons ATGGACAACAGTGGTTTTCCTAACGTTAGACAAAAGACAATCACTCTTGTGATAAAAACACCGAATCAAGCCCACGGGGATCAAACGATTGAAGGAGTTGACACGGACTGGACAGTGAAAGAGTTGAAGAATCATTTATCGAGGGTGTACCCAAACAACCCG ACTGAAAGCGATCAGAGACTCATTTACTCTGGCAAGCTGCTCCCAGACCAACTGCATGTCAGAGATATTTTCAGAAAG ACGGACCTAACACCCACTGTGCACCTGGTGTGTGCAGTCAGAACTCAGCCCAGAGGTCCACTAGGAGCAAGACCAAAG GTCAGAGAGCCAGAACCACAACCCTCtgccatgccaaccagacagaaCCCAGAGGGTGCCACCCCAGCCCCATCTGTGCCCACTGAACCAGAGCTGAGACAACGCAG GCCAGGGGCAGCAGAGATAACCAACCCAACCTTCCCCACCTACTCCCTCTACAGCCCTCAACAGCTGCTCTGGCTGCAGCACATGTATGCTCGCCAATACTACATGCAGTA CCATGCAGCCTACGCAGCAGCAGCTTCTGCCCCCTTTGCCCCAGCTGCAGGCCCATCCCTGCCTGCTGCTCCCCACCAAGCCGCTGTCCCAGCAGCCCTGCCCAATCAGGCCCCCATTGACAACctgccagccaatcagaatgcgcAGGACGGCGCCTTTATCAACCCGGGAGCAGCCAATCAGAACCTGAGGATGAATGCCCAGGGTGGGCCTGTgatggaggatgaggaggaaatgGATCGTGATTGGCTGGACTGGGTGTACACGGCTGCCCGTCTGGGAGTGTTTCTCAGTATTGTCTACTTCTACTCCAGCCTGAGCCGCTTCGCCCTTGTCATGAGCAGCCTGCTCCTTATGTACCT gcacACAGCAGGCTGGTTCCCCTTCAGACAAAGGCCCCTGGTCAGAGGTCCAAACAACCAGGTCCCTGAGGTCATCCAGAACCAGGACAGGAACCCAGTGCCACCG GCGGAGGTCCCTGCAGGAGAAGAGGGGGCCGAGGCAGAGGTTGGACCTGATGAACCACACCCCCTGACTGCAGTACCTGTGCCTCAACACAGGGTGTCCATCGTTTGGAGTGCCTGGATCTTCTTCAAAGCCTTCTTTGCCTCCCTCATCCCAGAGGCCCCGGGAGTGGCTAACTGA